The following proteins come from a genomic window of Nitrospira sp.:
- a CDS encoding Asparagine synthetase [glutamine-hydrolyzing]: MCGIAGMMSYRGSDLSRIVSGMTEAIRYRGPDNSGLWCDADYGLALGHARLSILDLSPAGHQPMESASGRYVIVFNGEIYNHLELREQLTNLSWRGHSDTETLLAAFETWGIEKALQATVGMFALALWDRVERRLVLARDRIGEKPLYYGWSNGTFLFASELKALAVYPGWRGEIDREALALFMRFAYVPLPYSIYTGIRKLLPGTYATFSPSYTAGYWPEPLPYWSAATVARQSRRCDWTDSTAADELDRLLSGAVTGQMIADVPLGALLSGGIDSSTVVALMQAHSSRPVKTFSIGFHEGEYNEAPGAKAVATHLGTEHTELYVSSADALAVIPHLPSMYDEPFGDSSAIPSCLVARLAKQQVTVALSGDGGDELFGGYNRYSWGSLIWRRIARVPASMRTIASSALTLLSPEQWDRIGKMLRKGVPASLQMTTLGEKVHKLASVLDSESQTELYRRLVSLQRETASLVIGAQDKPIWADAQAQQLGERDFSEEMMLHDLVGYLTDDILAKVDRAAMAISLETRMPILDHRVVEFAWSLPLSMKIRAESRGKWLLRQVLYRYVPKHLVERPKMGFGIPLDSWLRNDLRGWAEDLLDESRLRQEGYLDPAPIRTKWREHLSGRCNRQYWLWNVLMFQAWMSAYERSPAPAVSYH; encoded by the coding sequence ATGTGCGGCATTGCCGGAATGATGTCTTATCGAGGGTCTGACCTCAGCCGTATTGTCTCGGGAATGACCGAGGCGATTCGTTATCGGGGTCCCGATAATTCAGGACTGTGGTGCGATGCCGACTACGGCCTTGCCCTTGGCCATGCTCGGCTGTCGATCCTGGATTTGTCTCCCGCCGGCCATCAACCCATGGAATCGGCTTCCGGTCGATATGTCATCGTCTTCAACGGTGAAATCTACAATCACCTGGAACTCCGAGAGCAGCTCACGAACCTATCGTGGCGCGGACATTCGGATACCGAGACGTTGTTGGCGGCCTTTGAAACCTGGGGCATAGAAAAAGCACTTCAAGCCACCGTTGGGATGTTTGCGTTGGCTCTATGGGATCGCGTTGAGCGGCGCCTCGTCCTGGCTCGTGACCGGATCGGAGAGAAGCCGCTCTACTATGGGTGGTCCAACGGGACGTTCCTCTTTGCCTCGGAGCTGAAAGCGTTGGCAGTCTACCCTGGCTGGCGCGGTGAAATCGATCGGGAGGCCCTGGCTTTGTTCATGCGCTTTGCCTATGTGCCGTTACCGTACTCGATCTACACCGGGATTCGAAAGCTCTTACCTGGAACCTATGCGACGTTTTCTCCCTCCTATACAGCCGGGTACTGGCCGGAACCTCTCCCCTATTGGTCTGCGGCGACGGTTGCGAGACAGTCCCGTCGATGCGATTGGACCGACAGCACGGCGGCGGACGAGCTGGATCGGTTATTGAGCGGCGCCGTCACGGGACAAATGATCGCTGATGTGCCTCTCGGGGCGCTTCTATCGGGCGGGATCGATTCTTCGACCGTGGTGGCGCTTATGCAGGCACACTCATCCCGTCCGGTCAAGACCTTCTCGATAGGTTTCCATGAAGGAGAGTACAATGAAGCGCCTGGAGCGAAAGCCGTGGCCACGCATCTTGGGACCGAGCACACAGAGCTCTATGTGAGCTCGGCCGACGCGTTGGCGGTGATTCCGCATCTGCCGTCGATGTATGACGAACCATTCGGCGATTCATCCGCCATTCCCTCATGTCTTGTCGCAAGATTGGCCAAGCAACAGGTCACGGTCGCGCTGTCCGGGGATGGGGGTGACGAGTTATTCGGCGGCTACAATCGGTATTCCTGGGGAAGCTTGATCTGGCGTCGAATCGCGCGAGTGCCCGCTTCTATGAGAACGATCGCGTCATCTGCCCTGACCCTGTTGTCGCCCGAGCAGTGGGATAGGATCGGCAAGATGCTGAGGAAGGGGGTCCCTGCGTCCCTCCAAATGACGACCCTCGGGGAAAAGGTTCATAAACTTGCATCGGTCTTAGATTCAGAGAGTCAGACGGAATTGTATCGGCGACTCGTGTCGCTACAACGAGAGACTGCTTCCTTGGTCATCGGTGCTCAGGACAAACCGATCTGGGCCGACGCTCAAGCGCAACAGCTGGGAGAACGGGATTTCAGCGAAGAGATGATGCTCCACGATTTGGTCGGATATTTGACCGACGATATCTTGGCCAAGGTCGATCGTGCCGCGATGGCGATCAGCCTGGAAACACGGATGCCCATCTTGGACCATCGCGTCGTGGAGTTTGCCTGGAGTCTTCCTCTTTCGATGAAAATCAGGGCGGAAAGCCGGGGGAAATGGTTGCTTCGGCAAGTTCTGTATCGTTATGTCCCGAAACATCTGGTCGAACGACCCAAGATGGGTTTCGGCATTCCGTTGGACTCTTGGCTCAGAAATGACTTGAGGGGTTGGGCCGAGGATCTGCTGGATGAGTCGAGACTACGGCAGGAAGGATATCTGGACCCGGCTCCGATCCGCACAAAATGGCGTGAACATCTGTCGGGTCGGTGCAATCGGCAGTATTGGCTCTGGAATGTGCTGATGTTTCAGGCCTGGATGAGCGCTTATGAACGATCGCCCGCGCCTGCTGTATCTTATCACTGA
- a CDS encoding glycosyltransferase family 4 protein, translated as MNDRPRLLYLITEDWYFWSHRVDLARAARETGYDVIVATRVNDHGERIRREGFQLEPLEMVRRSRNPFREVIAIAELVRLYRRVRPDVVHHVAMKPILYGSLAAWIAGVPVVINAFAGLGYAFMDERKRLLRWWVKTALKTTVGLSNSTVLVQNHDDRDRLVQEGVVKVLRTKIIAGSGIDEKKFFPKPPPCGIPIVLLPARMLWDKGIGEFVEAARRLKRKGAQVRFVLVGRRDEHNPAAIPESSLTEWVREGAVEWWGHREDMPAVYETATLIALPSYREGFPKVLLEAAACGKAMVATNVPGCREIVRDRFNGLAVSAKDPAALAEAIDKLLSDSPLREMMGDRSRKLAVEEWSSSRIIGQILALYHELLMTTATARSHGPA; from the coding sequence ATGAACGATCGCCCGCGCCTGCTGTATCTTATCACTGAAGATTGGTATTTCTGGTCCCACCGCGTCGATCTGGCACGTGCCGCACGGGAAACCGGCTATGATGTGATCGTGGCGACTCGTGTCAACGATCATGGAGAGCGAATCCGAAGAGAAGGGTTTCAGCTGGAGCCGTTGGAAATGGTCCGCCGGAGCCGCAATCCATTCCGCGAGGTGATCGCCATCGCCGAGCTCGTGCGATTGTATCGGCGCGTCAGACCCGATGTCGTCCACCATGTGGCCATGAAGCCGATTCTGTACGGCTCTCTGGCCGCGTGGATTGCCGGAGTCCCGGTGGTCATCAACGCATTCGCCGGTCTTGGGTATGCCTTCATGGATGAACGGAAGCGGTTGTTGCGCTGGTGGGTGAAGACGGCGTTAAAAACGACGGTAGGTTTGAGCAACTCCACCGTGCTTGTCCAAAACCATGATGATCGGGATCGGCTGGTTCAGGAAGGGGTTGTTAAGGTCTTGCGGACGAAAATTATCGCGGGATCGGGTATCGACGAGAAAAAATTCTTTCCGAAGCCGCCGCCGTGCGGCATCCCGATCGTGCTGCTCCCGGCCCGCATGCTTTGGGACAAGGGAATCGGGGAATTTGTTGAAGCGGCTCGCCGGTTAAAGCGCAAAGGAGCCCAAGTTCGATTCGTCCTTGTCGGCCGGCGAGATGAGCATAATCCTGCCGCCATTCCCGAGTCGAGCCTGACCGAGTGGGTGAGGGAAGGGGCGGTGGAATGGTGGGGACATCGAGAAGATATGCCGGCGGTTTATGAGACGGCGACGCTGATCGCGCTGCCCTCGTACCGGGAGGGATTTCCAAAGGTACTGCTGGAGGCGGCCGCTTGCGGCAAAGCGATGGTGGCGACGAACGTTCCCGGCTGCCGGGAAATCGTACGCGATCGATTCAACGGGCTGGCGGTTTCTGCTAAAGACCCCGCCGCGCTGGCCGAGGCCATCGACAAATTGCTGTCTGATTCTCCCCTGCGTGAGATGATGGGAGATCGGAGCCGCAAGCTTGCCGTCGAGGAATGGTCGAGCTCGAGAATTATCGGGCAGATTCTCGCCCTCTACCATGAGCTGCTGATGACTACGGCGACGGCTCGCTCGCATGGGCCCGCATGA
- a CDS encoding UDP-glucose 4-epimerase: MTKVLVTGAAGFLGSHLVRELCRSGYGVRALLHDAGGDTRFLPEVETVAADICDPKKIHKIAHGCGAVVHLAAKVHAIDDPSEEEDYQSVNVEGTKRILDAAVSAGAKHLVFASSVKVFGEETIGCVDESQVPNPKTPYGRSKWRAEQLVSEYAERHGLTAVSLRLPMAYGPTKKGNLYRMIEAIDHGRFPILPHLSAVRSLLHVENFVQAVLLCLRAPGFKRTAYIVADSEPYCVTDLYDWLRVGLGKAPPRWRVPLWILKSGARCGDVFQVISGSPVPFTTQQLTKLVGCAWYSSTAITDELGYHASYSFEKAVPQLIAFYRDKARASS; the protein is encoded by the coding sequence ATGACGAAGGTACTCGTGACAGGTGCGGCGGGATTTTTGGGTTCGCACCTCGTCAGGGAACTTTGTCGATCCGGCTATGGAGTTCGGGCTCTCCTGCATGATGCGGGCGGAGACACCCGATTCTTACCGGAGGTGGAGACCGTCGCCGCGGACATATGTGACCCGAAGAAGATTCACAAAATTGCGCATGGCTGTGGAGCCGTCGTCCATCTGGCGGCCAAGGTTCATGCCATTGATGACCCGAGTGAAGAGGAAGATTACCAATCGGTCAATGTCGAAGGCACGAAACGTATCCTCGATGCGGCTGTATCCGCCGGCGCCAAACACCTGGTATTCGCCAGTTCGGTCAAGGTATTCGGCGAAGAGACGATCGGGTGTGTCGATGAATCGCAGGTTCCCAATCCAAAGACTCCCTACGGTCGGTCAAAATGGCGAGCGGAGCAACTTGTTTCGGAGTATGCAGAGCGACATGGTCTCACTGCTGTCTCGCTCCGTCTTCCGATGGCCTATGGGCCGACAAAGAAAGGCAATCTCTATCGGATGATCGAAGCGATCGACCATGGGAGATTTCCGATCTTGCCGCATCTCTCGGCGGTCCGAAGCCTCCTGCACGTTGAGAATTTCGTACAGGCGGTGTTGCTGTGTCTTCGGGCGCCAGGTTTTAAGCGAACGGCATACATCGTAGCGGATAGCGAACCGTATTGCGTGACCGACCTCTACGACTGGTTGCGGGTCGGATTGGGGAAAGCGCCTCCCCGATGGCGAGTACCGCTCTGGATACTCAAAAGCGGTGCTCGATGCGGCGATGTATTCCAGGTTATCAGTGGAAGTCCCGTTCCTTTTACGACACAGCAACTGACAAAGCTCGTCGGCTGTGCCTGGTATAGTTCGACGGCCATCACAGATGAATTGGGGTACCATGCCTCATATTCCTTCGAGAAAGCGGTTCCCCAGCTGATCGCGTTTTATCGTGATAAAGCACGTGCGAGCAGTTGA
- a CDS encoding Undecaprenyl-phosphate alpha-N-acetylglucosaminyl 1-phosphate transferase has protein sequence MHAMPTPQTGGLAVIGSVVISLILAASVLAIVQPSKPVLPKGVASGSVWIVVSMLLIFVVSFIDDCVGLPAALRLGVQAVSACIIIGGVGLTLSSIPIPGGPNILLGIAAIPVSVLVLLWMANLYNFMDGMDGFAGGMTFFGFGFLAYFGWQAHFPVMLIIATFVAMGALGFLTHNFPPARIFMGDAGSITIGFLAGTLMILGVRDGIFELWVPIMIFSPFIVDATVTLIRRIIRRKKIWEAHREHYYQRLVLSGWSHRRTVLAEYGVMMLCGGLAVLYHHSTDKIRLVILGIWSVIFLVLGILVHRLEQKPKNSHPVRDVRVVSEDGPVRTVSEPAPARVTVKA, from the coding sequence TTGCATGCCATGCCGACCCCCCAGACCGGAGGATTGGCCGTCATCGGCAGTGTGGTGATCAGTCTCATTCTGGCTGCCAGTGTGTTGGCGATTGTCCAACCCTCGAAGCCGGTGTTGCCGAAAGGTGTGGCGTCCGGGAGTGTGTGGATCGTGGTTTCGATGCTCCTCATCTTTGTCGTCTCCTTCATCGATGACTGTGTCGGTCTCCCCGCCGCCCTCAGGTTGGGTGTCCAAGCAGTCTCCGCCTGTATCATTATCGGCGGGGTCGGCTTGACCTTGTCTTCCATTCCGATACCCGGTGGGCCGAATATCCTGCTTGGGATCGCCGCGATTCCGGTGAGCGTTCTCGTCCTCCTCTGGATGGCCAATCTCTACAATTTTATGGACGGTATGGACGGCTTTGCAGGCGGCATGACGTTTTTTGGGTTCGGATTTCTCGCCTATTTTGGGTGGCAGGCTCATTTCCCGGTCATGCTCATCATCGCCACGTTCGTCGCGATGGGCGCTCTGGGATTTCTCACCCATAATTTCCCGCCCGCTCGTATCTTCATGGGCGATGCGGGGAGCATTACGATTGGATTTTTGGCGGGGACATTGATGATTCTCGGCGTTCGAGACGGAATATTCGAGTTGTGGGTTCCAATCATGATCTTCTCCCCGTTCATCGTGGATGCGACGGTGACTTTGATCCGAAGGATCATCCGCCGCAAAAAAATTTGGGAAGCTCACCGGGAGCATTATTATCAACGGTTGGTCCTGAGCGGATGGAGCCATCGTCGGACGGTGCTTGCAGAGTATGGAGTCATGATGCTATGCGGAGGACTGGCCGTTCTGTATCATCACTCGACGGACAAAATCAGACTCGTTATTCTCGGCATATGGTCGGTGATATTTCTTGTTTTGGGAATACTCGTGCATAGGTTGGAGCAGAAGCCGAAAAACTCTCACCCCGTTCGAGATGTACGCGTGGTCAGTGAGGACGGTCCCGTACGAACTGTTTCTGAACCGGCCCCTGCACGTGTGACCGTCAAAGCGTAA
- a CDS encoding Glycosyl transferase, group 2 family translates to MNLSAYIIAYNEAKKIADTINSVLWADEIIVADSASTDETARIAQDLGARVVQVPFQGFGHLRNQAVKACTHEWIFSLDTDEQCTPEVRDEVLMILSGIPAHDAYLVPRRNYFMGRWIEHSGWYPNFRQPQLFRKGSMKYVESPVHEGFELLTAKPVGRLEHAIWQIPFRDFEEVVKKANRYSSLGALKLADQRVSMGTALFHGIWSFLKHYVAKRGFLDGWAGFVIAFGNFEGTFYRYAKRFEQQEMWSLPKQSPLRRRGDSLSR, encoded by the coding sequence ATGAATCTTTCCGCTTACATCATCGCCTACAACGAGGCGAAGAAGATCGCCGATACCATCAACAGTGTGTTATGGGCCGATGAAATCATTGTGGCCGATTCCGCCAGTACCGACGAGACGGCTCGGATCGCACAGGACTTGGGAGCCCGCGTCGTCCAGGTTCCGTTCCAGGGATTCGGCCATCTGCGAAACCAAGCCGTCAAAGCCTGTACGCACGAATGGATTTTCAGCCTCGACACGGACGAACAATGTACACCGGAAGTTCGTGATGAGGTTCTCATGATCCTTTCCGGCATTCCCGCGCACGACGCGTATCTTGTGCCGAGGCGGAATTACTTCATGGGACGCTGGATCGAACACTCCGGCTGGTATCCGAATTTCCGCCAACCTCAATTGTTTCGCAAAGGCTCCATGAAATACGTGGAATCTCCCGTCCACGAAGGGTTCGAATTGCTGACAGCCAAACCGGTCGGCCGATTGGAACATGCGATTTGGCAAATCCCGTTCAGAGACTTTGAAGAGGTCGTCAAAAAGGCCAATCGGTACTCGTCGCTCGGGGCGCTGAAGCTCGCCGATCAACGAGTGTCGATGGGGACCGCGTTGTTTCATGGCATCTGGTCGTTCCTCAAGCATTATGTGGCAAAGCGAGGGTTCCTGGACGGATGGGCCGGGTTCGTCATTGCCTTCGGAAATTTCGAAGGAACATTTTATCGATATGCCAAGCGGTTCGAACAGCAAGAGATGTGGTCGCTTCCCAAACAGTCACCTCTTCGGCGTCGCGGCGACTCACTATCGAGATGA
- a CDS encoding Putative two-domain glycosyltransferase gives MKAAVIVTTYNRPDALTVVLDGYCGQSDHDFRLVVADDGSKEETAEIVRQFARRTPFPLTHVWQEDRGFRAAAIRNRAVASTDADYVIFTDGDCVPSRHFVRSHKQLAEPGYFLGSNRVLLSAGLTSRVLRQQLPIHAWSGIDWIQSWLRREVNRVLPLINLPDAPFRKWMPNRWKGIKTCNLSVWRTDLIRVNGLDESYEGWGLEDSDFVIRLLHAGVKHKNARMAATVFHLWHPEQDRASLPDNQKRLDDLLCSSAVRAAVGLDQYGSV, from the coding sequence ATGAAAGCAGCGGTGATCGTCACGACATACAATCGCCCTGATGCACTGACAGTCGTCTTGGACGGTTACTGTGGTCAAAGCGATCACGATTTCAGGCTCGTGGTTGCAGATGACGGATCGAAGGAGGAGACGGCTGAAATCGTGCGGCAATTCGCCAGGCGCACGCCGTTTCCGCTGACGCATGTCTGGCAAGAAGACCGGGGGTTTCGAGCCGCCGCGATCCGCAACCGCGCTGTTGCGTCGACGGACGCCGACTATGTGATTTTCACGGACGGTGACTGTGTTCCCTCGCGCCATTTCGTGCGCAGCCATAAGCAACTGGCCGAACCAGGTTACTTCCTCGGATCGAATCGTGTATTGCTTTCGGCCGGGTTGACGAGCCGCGTTTTGCGCCAACAGCTGCCGATTCATGCGTGGAGCGGAATTGATTGGATACAGTCTTGGCTTCGTCGCGAAGTCAATCGGGTGCTTCCGTTGATCAATCTGCCTGATGCTCCGTTTCGAAAATGGATGCCGAATCGGTGGAAAGGCATCAAGACCTGTAATCTCTCCGTGTGGCGGACCGACTTGATTCGTGTAAACGGACTTGACGAGTCCTACGAGGGATGGGGGCTTGAGGATTCAGACTTCGTCATTCGGCTTCTCCATGCCGGAGTCAAGCATAAGAATGCCCGCATGGCTGCGACGGTGTTTCATTTATGGCATCCCGAGCAGGATCGCGCGAGTCTGCCCGACAACCAAAAACGCCTGGATGATCTGCTGTGTTCGTCGGCCGTTCGTGCCGCAGTCGGGCTCGATCAATATGGTTCTGTGTAA
- a CDS encoding Lipopolysaccharide heptosyltransferase III — translation MKRDMNNALVVCTRRIGDVLLSTPVVRSLKAALPHLMVDMLVFEGTQDIVSANRDIRRIWTIPERPPIGAHLRLLRSIWRRYDVALSVLAGDRPTFHAWTAGRYRVGTLLSDRKSRWKRALLQEWIPFDNVSTHTVVMNLRLLAPLGIKPLGTPVVSWRDEDEASVHRRFPEVVSHRRYAVLHVSPKFAYKIWSVAGWVALGRWLVEQGFVVVVAGGASDQRAYSEQVIERLPEAVNLVGHLTLPALGYLLSRAAVYIGTDTAVSHMAAAVGAPTVVLFGPSNPVKWGPWPKDFPSTKDSPWRKEGSQRQGNVFLLQGEGDCVPCLAEGCDRHIDSLSRCLQELSADRVIQGVKMMLAEHEHRVPVPGCA, via the coding sequence ATGAAGCGGGACATGAACAACGCATTGGTCGTGTGTACGCGCCGAATCGGGGATGTGCTGCTATCCACACCGGTCGTGCGCTCGCTCAAGGCGGCGCTGCCTCATCTGATGGTCGATATGCTCGTGTTTGAAGGAACTCAGGATATTGTATCGGCTAATCGCGATATCCGACGAATCTGGACGATTCCCGAGCGTCCTCCCATCGGGGCACATTTGAGATTACTTCGTTCGATTTGGCGTCGCTATGATGTCGCCCTTTCGGTCTTGGCCGGCGATCGCCCCACCTTTCACGCATGGACGGCCGGTCGATATCGCGTGGGAACGTTGTTGTCGGACCGCAAATCACGGTGGAAGCGGGCCCTACTCCAAGAATGGATTCCGTTCGATAACGTATCGACCCATACGGTCGTTATGAATCTGCGGTTGCTTGCTCCATTAGGGATCAAGCCTCTGGGGACACCCGTCGTCAGTTGGAGAGATGAAGATGAGGCATCCGTTCATCGCCGGTTTCCGGAAGTCGTGAGTCATCGACGATACGCCGTGCTGCATGTCTCGCCGAAGTTTGCCTACAAGATCTGGTCGGTGGCCGGTTGGGTCGCGCTCGGACGCTGGCTGGTCGAACAAGGGTTTGTGGTCGTGGTGGCAGGAGGGGCGTCGGATCAACGAGCCTACAGTGAGCAAGTGATTGAAAGACTCCCCGAGGCGGTGAATCTCGTCGGTCATCTGACATTGCCGGCGCTCGGGTATTTGCTCAGCCGCGCAGCCGTCTATATCGGAACGGATACCGCTGTGAGTCACATGGCGGCGGCGGTCGGTGCGCCGACCGTCGTTCTGTTCGGGCCGTCGAATCCGGTGAAGTGGGGGCCCTGGCCGAAGGATTTCCCTTCAACAAAGGACAGCCCGTGGCGTAAGGAAGGATCGCAACGACAGGGAAACGTGTTCTTACTCCAAGGGGAAGGGGATTGTGTGCCTTGCCTTGCTGAAGGCTGCGATCGCCATATCGATAGTTTAAGCCGGTGTCTGCAAGAGTTGTCCGCGGATCGTGTAATCCAAGGCGTCAAAATGATGTTGGCGGAGCATGAGCACCGAGTTCCGGTTCCAGGGTGCGCATGA
- a CDS encoding UDP-N-acetylglucosamine 4,6-dehydratase has translation MKQTVAKLFRSIAGRYGSTVLDYRSTLVIGAQLTLILAANVTAFALRFEGDIPSEYRQIMWDHVPAVLLIFGAGLWVFGIQHGLWRYVGLHDLGKILLASLTSAAAFYGVIHHIGGITQYPRSVIILTGLLNGLYLAGIRLAVRGFREWLQIVGPSAKRVLIVGAGHAGELLVRDMLSDANYNCRPVGFVDDDPIKRKKKIHGIPVVGTIADTKEAADKLDAQEIIVAIPSSSTTVKQKILAASEGCTVPIKTLPSVRSLLGDSVLLQQVRPMNLDDLLQREPIQTDRQELHPLITGKTLLVTGAGGSIGSELCRQIAQYKPESLVLFERYENALHSLLLELRGAFPEANILPLIGDVTVPDRVSEIFHQTGPDIVFHAAAHKHVPLMELNPKEAIRNNILGTRVVAEVALKTGVDRFVLISTDKAVNPSSVMGVTKRIAEHLVQEFNHTGLTKFTVVRFGNVLGSNGSVVPLFSGQISKGGPVTVTHPEIKRFFMTIPEAVQLVLQASVMGRGGEVFVLDMGEQIKVADLARNMIVLAGLVPGKDVDIVFTGLRPGEKLYEELFEDGERVEPTTHPKIHRAVGTPVPVGELGEWLEALPTALPQTDEEELLRDLKRLVPGFQPDLSQGVS, from the coding sequence ATGAAGCAAACCGTAGCCAAACTGTTTCGCTCCATCGCCGGGCGGTATGGCAGCACGGTGCTCGATTATCGCTCGACTCTCGTGATCGGTGCGCAGCTGACTCTGATTCTGGCGGCCAATGTGACTGCCTTTGCGCTGCGCTTTGAGGGCGATATTCCTTCCGAATATCGGCAGATCATGTGGGACCACGTGCCCGCCGTGCTGCTGATATTCGGCGCAGGCTTATGGGTATTTGGGATTCAGCATGGGCTGTGGAGATATGTTGGTCTTCACGATCTGGGCAAAATCCTTTTGGCTTCTCTCACCAGCGCAGCGGCATTTTATGGAGTGATCCATCATATCGGCGGCATTACGCAGTATCCTCGATCCGTAATTATTTTGACGGGTCTCTTGAACGGACTCTATTTGGCGGGCATCCGATTGGCCGTGCGGGGGTTCCGTGAGTGGCTCCAGATTGTCGGTCCGAGTGCCAAACGCGTGTTGATCGTCGGTGCCGGACATGCGGGGGAGCTGCTGGTAAGGGACATGCTGTCCGATGCAAATTATAACTGTCGTCCGGTGGGATTCGTGGACGATGATCCCATCAAACGAAAGAAAAAGATCCATGGCATCCCGGTTGTCGGGACGATTGCCGATACCAAGGAGGCGGCCGATAAGCTGGATGCCCAAGAAATCATCGTCGCCATCCCATCGTCCTCGACGACGGTGAAGCAGAAAATTCTGGCGGCTTCTGAAGGCTGCACGGTTCCGATTAAGACGTTGCCCAGTGTCAGAAGCCTACTCGGTGATTCGGTCTTGCTCCAGCAAGTGAGGCCGATGAATTTGGATGATTTGTTGCAGCGCGAGCCCATTCAGACGGATCGTCAAGAGCTGCATCCGCTCATCACCGGGAAGACGCTGCTCGTCACCGGGGCGGGAGGGTCGATCGGATCTGAATTATGCCGACAAATTGCGCAGTACAAGCCCGAATCCTTGGTCCTGTTCGAACGGTATGAGAACGCCCTCCATTCGCTGTTGCTGGAGTTGAGAGGGGCCTTTCCGGAAGCAAACATTCTCCCTCTGATCGGAGACGTGACGGTGCCCGACCGCGTATCGGAGATATTTCACCAAACCGGCCCCGATATCGTGTTTCACGCGGCCGCGCACAAGCATGTTCCTCTTATGGAACTGAACCCAAAGGAAGCGATCCGCAACAATATCCTAGGGACTCGCGTGGTCGCCGAAGTCGCCTTGAAAACAGGCGTCGATCGATTCGTGCTGATCTCCACGGATAAGGCCGTCAATCCGTCGAGCGTCATGGGTGTCACCAAGAGAATAGCGGAGCATTTGGTGCAGGAGTTCAACCATACCGGTCTCACGAAATTTACGGTCGTGCGGTTCGGCAATGTGTTGGGCAGCAATGGGAGCGTGGTGCCCCTGTTTTCCGGACAGATCAGCAAAGGTGGCCCGGTGACCGTGACCCATCCTGAAATCAAACGGTTTTTTATGACGATTCCGGAGGCCGTGCAGCTGGTTCTCCAAGCGAGTGTGATGGGGCGGGGAGGCGAAGTGTTCGTCCTCGATATGGGGGAACAGATCAAAGTCGCCGATTTGGCTAGAAACATGATCGTGTTGGCCGGCCTCGTTCCAGGGAAGGACGTCGACATCGTCTTTACTGGGCTTCGGCCGGGAGAAAAGTTGTACGAGGAGCTGTTTGAGGACGGCGAGCGGGTCGAGCCTACCACTCATCCCAAGATCCATCGAGCTGTGGGAACCCCTGTCCCGGTGGGCGAACTAGGCGAATGGTTGGAAGCATTGCCGACGGCGCTTCCCCAAACCGATGAAGAAGAATTGCTCCGAGATCTCAAGCGGCTCGTGCCCGGTTTTCAGCCGGATCTCTCTCAGGGCGTTTCGTAG
- a CDS encoding Glucose-1-phosphate thymidylyltransferase — translation MKGVVLAGGLGSRLLPLTKVTNKHLLPVYDRPMIYYPIQTLVNAGVTEIMLVTGGNNAGDFLRLLGNGKEFGLKHLNYTYQEGEGGIADALRLAEHFADGEPICVVLGDNIIQGSIAKAADHFRRQQEGAKILLKGVKDPQRFGVPVLEGERIVKIEEKPIHPRSPYAVTGMYFYDPQVFGFIRSLKPSARGELEITDVNNAYIKAGMLTWDLLEGWWTDAGTIESLYLANQLVGRTGANNPSVAA, via the coding sequence GTGAAAGGTGTTGTGCTGGCGGGCGGTCTTGGGAGCAGGTTATTGCCTCTCACCAAGGTCACCAACAAACACCTGCTTCCGGTTTATGACCGGCCGATGATTTATTATCCGATTCAGACACTGGTCAATGCGGGCGTGACGGAAATCATGCTGGTGACGGGAGGGAACAATGCGGGTGATTTTTTAAGATTGCTCGGGAACGGGAAGGAGTTCGGGCTCAAACATCTCAACTATACCTACCAGGAAGGTGAAGGAGGTATTGCCGACGCGCTGCGGTTGGCTGAACATTTCGCCGACGGCGAACCGATCTGCGTCGTGTTGGGCGATAACATCATCCAAGGGAGCATCGCCAAGGCGGCGGATCACTTTCGCCGCCAGCAAGAAGGGGCGAAAATTCTCCTCAAAGGCGTCAAGGATCCGCAACGGTTCGGCGTGCCGGTTTTGGAAGGTGAACGTATTGTAAAGATCGAAGAGAAACCGATCCATCCTCGATCGCCGTATGCCGTTACGGGCATGTATTTCTATGACCCACAAGTATTCGGATTCATCCGATCACTCAAACCGTCGGCGAGGGGAGAGCTGGAAATTACGGACGTCAACAACGCCTATATCAAGGCCGGAATGCTGACATGGGATCTGCTTGAGGGTTGGTGGACGGACGCCGGCACCATCGAGTCTCTCTATCTGGCCAATCAGTTGGTCGGCCGAACCGGCGCCAATAACCCTAGTGTCGCGGCATAG